The sequence below is a genomic window from Longimicrobium sp..
CCTCCACCGGCGTGTCGCCCGTGAACAGGCGCTGCACCTGTGCCAGCGCCTTGGGGTGCACGATCAGGTCGGCCGAGGGCACCTGCGCCGAGGCCTCCACCGGCAGCGTCATCTTGGCCAGGCGGTGGCCGTTGGTGGCCACCATGCGCATCTCGCCCTCGCGCAGCTGCCAGAGCACCCCGTTCAGGATCGGCCGCGTCTCCTCGGTGCTGGCCGCGAAGGAGACGTGCGTGATGAGCCGCACCAGGTCGGCCCCGGTGAGCCGCCAGCTCTCCGCGAACTCCACCCTGGGGAAGGCGGGGAACTCGTCGCGCGGCAGCCCGTTCAGCTTGAAGCGGCTCCGCCCGCTGTTCAGGAAGATGGAGTCGCCCTGCGTGGAGACCTCCACCACCCCGGGGAGCTCGCGCGCGATCTCCTGCAGCTTCTTCGCCGGCGCGGTGATGGAGCCCGCCTCGGCCACCTCGGCCGGGACGCGCACCGTGACGGCCGTGTCCAGGTCGGTGCCGCTCATCCGCACCGCGCCCTCCTCGGCCTCGATCAGGATGTTCGAGAGCACGGGGAGCGTGGTGCGGGTCGGGATGCTCCCGGCGACCGCGCCGAGCCCCTGCTGGAGGTTCTCACGCGTGATGGTGAATCTCATGGCCGGTCCACGTTCCTGGGGAGGTGGGCTTTTCCACCGGGAATCTTCTCTACCCCTGGGTAGATCTTCAAATCAGTAGTAGTAGTAGAGGGTGTGGAAGTGTGGACTACCCTCTCCCGCGCCCTCCATCTCCTTCCCCCGCAGCCACCTGCGCCCTCGTTGACGGTGTGGA
It includes:
- the dnaN gene encoding DNA polymerase III subunit beta encodes the protein MRFTITRENLQQGLGAVAGSIPTRTTLPVLSNILIEAEEGAVRMSGTDLDTAVTVRVPAEVAEAGSITAPAKKLQEIARELPGVVEVSTQGDSIFLNSGRSRFKLNGLPRDEFPAFPRVEFAESWRLTGADLVRLITHVSFAASTEETRPILNGVLWQLREGEMRMVATNGHRLAKMTLPVEASAQVPSADLIVHPKALAQVQRLFTGDTPVEVARSENHLGFRSPDVQVYTRLIEGPYPNYEQVIPKDNDKNLVAEKGQLTAAVRRMAIVASDQTHRIRMSLGGPMVKFSVESPDLGAANEELPVEYEGDPLEIGFNAQYLLELLRYMPTDEVRMSFKAPERAATMMPLGNEDTPDYLCLVMPLRLLS